From the genome of Neodiprion pinetum isolate iyNeoPine1 chromosome 3, iyNeoPine1.2, whole genome shotgun sequence, one region includes:
- the LOC124215173 gene encoding thymidylate kinase, whose translation MTTKRGALLVLEGCDRAGKSTQVQKLVTELNARGISAEVRRFPDRTTEVGKIIDKYLSRVVDLPPETVHLLFSSNRWEKYTEMRKTILSGTTLVVDRYAASGAAYTAATTGKDLSWCKEPDRGLAKPDLVALLEISEDVQASRANWGSERFERSELQQKVSSSLHQLMDESWVTVDANDDIDKVHAKLLALALSAIEMVKDKPLGELYDSKPL comes from the exons ATGACGACCAAGCGTGGCGCATTGTTGGTCTTGGAAGGATGCGACAGAGCTGGAAAATCTACGCAAGTCCAAAAATTGGTCACGGAGTTGAACGCACGTGGAATATCAGCCGAAGTTCGGAGGTTTCCTG ACAGAACCACCGAAGTTGGTAAGATTATAGACAAATATCTGTCACGAGTAGTGGACCTTCCTCCAGAGACTGTTCACCtcttattttcatcaaacagATGGGAGAAGTATacagaaatgagaaaaaccatCCTCTCTGGCACCACACTGGTCGTCGATAG GTACGCTGCCTCTGGAGCTGCTTATACTGCAGCAACAACGGGGAAAGATCTCTCCTGGTGCAAGGAACCTGACCGAGGGCTTGCAAAACCTGATTTAGTTGCTCTCCTTGAAATTAGTGAGGATGTACAGGCATCACGTGCCAACTGGGGAAGCGAGCGATTTGAACGTAGTGAGTTGCAGCAAAAGGTTAGCTCCAGTCTTCATCAGTTAATGGACGAGAGCTGGGTAACCGTCGATGCTAATGATGATATTGATAAAGTACATGCAAAGTTGTTGGCTCTGGCTCTCTCTGCGATAGAGATGGTAAAAGATAAACCTTTAGGAGAGCTTTATGATTCTAAGCCACTTTGA